The genomic region CGTGACTGCGATGAGGGGACGGGAAAATGCCGTCATGACAATACTCTTCTCGTTTCTGTTGCTACGCTTTCAAAACTGACGAAGTGAGCTTTTGGTTCGCATTTTTCCATGCGGCAATTGGCTGAACGGCTGCCTCTTTTGCTCGGCGCGATCCAATCCCTGACGCCTTAATGCGACGTACCCTGCAGAATCTGCGGGTCTGGGCTTCCGACAGCGCGGGAGTCTGCTAGATTCGTTAACAAAAAGGGGAGGTCGTCATGGTCATTCACCGAGTGGGGCTCGCCATTATCTTAACGGCGCTTCTCGGGCATGGCCCGGCGTCGGCGGCAGATGAAGCGGCGTGTCCGCGTCCGGGTACGCTTGGCGTTTCCCGCACCGTCGAGATCGATACGACCGGCGGGCCGGGCTTCGGAATGGAGCACTACAAGGCGTACGACTTCCTACAGGACAAGGAAGTCGTCCTGACATTCGACGATGGTCCGCAAAAGTACACGACCGAAGCGGTCCTCAAGGCGCTGAATGACGAATGCGTCAAGGCGACGTTCTTCTCGATCGGGAAAATGGCGCTGGGCTATCCGGAGATCATTCGCGAGGTGGCGAAGGCCGGACATACGGTCGGAACACACACGTGGAGCCACAAGGCGATTGCCAAGCTCAAGACCTTCGATGCGGGCAAGGATGAGATCGAGCGCGGCGTCAGCGCAGTGCACCGCGCGGTCGGTGGTCCCATAGCACCCTTCTTCCGGTTTCCAACGCTCGTCGATACGCAGGAGGCCGTCGCATATCTCGGCAAGCGCAACATCGCGATCTTTTCGACCGACATCGACAGCGTCGACTACAAGCCGCAAACGGCTGATCATCTCGTCAAGTCGCTGATGCAGAAGCTCGACAAGAGGGGCAAGGGCATCCTCTTGATGCATGATATTCATAAAACGACCGCGAAGGCCGTGCCGATGTTGCTCGCGCAGCTCAAGGCCAAGGGCTACAAGATCGTCCACATGACGGCGAAGTTTCCGGTGACGACGGTGGCGGAATACGATCAAGCCATCGAGAAGGAAGCGAAAGGCTTGCCGCAAGTCGGCGCCGAGAAGCCGCTTTCGAGCATCGTCAAGACAGTCGGAGGAACACCGCCGCCAAGCGAAGCGCCATCTTCATCGGAAAACGGCGAGCCAGAGGGGCTGCCGGCGCCGCCGTCACCTGAAGCCGCGTCGTCCGCTCCGGCTGCTGCGCCGCTTCCGGCTTTTCCGGCGACGCCGCCCGCTCCACAATCCGTTCCTGAAGCGGCGCCCGCTCCGGGAAAGCAATCTTCTGCGGCCCCCGTGCCTCAGGAGATCAAATCTCCGGTGGCGACTGTGTCGGAGACAGGCGACGGCGCGGCAAAGCCCGTGAGCGTTGTCGCGGCGGCCGAGACCGCGCCTGTGAAGACGGTTTCGGGGACAGCGCATATCGATGAGCCAAAGAAGGTCGACGCGCTTGAGCCCGCGCATCCGGGCGAGCCACCAAAATCGATATCCGAGAAGCTGAAAGAGACGTGGCAGTTCTGGTTCGGCGAATAGTGCCGACAAAAATGAAATGGGTGGCAGGGTCTGCCACCCATTTCATTTTGGACGCCCTGTAAGGCCCCCCCGGGCCCGCCGCAAACCAAGCTTTCTGCCCGAGCGCACAACAGCGCGACGGCAAGTTCTTGGGCGTTCACCACGGTCTGACGCTGATAATCAGAGACGTAGCGTTTCCGGCATCATGTGGGCTTGGTCCCCCAATCGACCCCCCGATCGACTGCCCACGAGAAGGACGCTATTGGACCTTGACGGGGGCTTCCACAGAAAACGAATCAGTTTTGCTCGAATCCAAAATCGTGTGGCGTATTGGATACAACAAAATGAATATTCAGTACTCAGACTATAGTCTTGTGGATAGCTGCTTTCGGAGGGAACTACGCAAAGAGAAGGGCCGCTCGTGAGAGCGGCCCCGTGAGATCATCGTCTGAAAGCGGAGTTGCAATGTCTGCCGCTTAAGGTGTCAGGCGCACTCCAGGAGAGTTCCGTGTGCAAGCCCGAGCGACCTCGACATCGACCGCCTCAAGATCCCACTCGACATCGGATCACCTCCTCTCTGTTGTTGAAAGATGAGATAAGCTGACACTGTTCGCGCGCTTTGAAAAGCCTTTGTTTATGACGCTTTGTTAAGTCTGGTTCGCATCATTTGTTGAGGCAACTCGGATAGGGCGGTTTCTCGTCCGGTTTGATTGCGCAGAGGCGGATCGGTGCGAGCTTCGCCAGCCGGTCTTTCCATTTGCTCTCGTCGATCGTTAGGTTCTCGGCATTCGCGGCCGTGCGCTCGGCCCATTGCACCGTGTAAACGGCGGACGCGGATTTGATCGCAACGACGAGGGCTGTTTCGCTGTCGTCGCCGCCGCTCGCATCGATCTTGCCGCAACTCGCGACGGCGACGAATGCGTCTTCGCCGCTGATCTCGGTCTGGCCGAGCGGCTTTACCGAGAATGTTTTCGGGCAGGCCTTCTGAAATCCGGCCGCGATCTGCGCCGCGAAGTATTGTGCGGAGAGGTCGGGATGTGTGGGTGCGGCTTTCGCGCCGGTCACAGTGATCATCTGCGACCACTTCTCGGCTGTCTCGCCTTTCAGCACGGCTTCGCGAATATAGTTGTCGGCGGTCGGCTGCTCATAAACGGTGGTGAAGTCTGCGGGCAGCGTGAACATCACGAGCTTCCCAAAGATCGGGGAAATGACGATCGGCGCGGATGGGCTGCTTGGTGGCTTGGCCGTATCGTCGGCGATAGCATATCCCGGCAAAGTGCAGATCAGGGCGAGCAGAAACATCGAACTTCGCATGCAGCACATCCTTGATGGTTTTCCGGAACGGCTAGCGTGCAGATATGACCATAGTCAGACGGCACCTGCGTCAATTCTAGGGTCGTTGCAATGTCGGGAAATTTCTCCCCAACAACGCCGTTCATGTAGAGCCGCTGACGGCGTCGTGGATGGCGCGGCAGTGGCGCACCATGTTGTCATGCGCGACGACGAATTTCTTCAGCGGTGTGTCGATGTCATAGAAATAGATGTTGGCGATAAAGCCATAGATGCCGGCATCTATCGTTGACGGTTTGGGGCCGTGAACGAAGCCCTCGGCCGGGATGAGGTTGGCCAGAACCTGTAGGTCCGCGAGGCCGCGCGCCATGGCCTGATCCGGCTCGTAGCGGCCGATCCCTTGGTAGTAATAGCGCTTGGCGTTGAATTCTTTTGCAGCGGCGAGGCCCTCTTCCGTCAGTTGCGGATGTTCGCGCAG from Hyphomicrobium sp. MC1 harbors:
- a CDS encoding polysaccharide deacetylase family protein, encoding MVIHRVGLAIILTALLGHGPASAADEAACPRPGTLGVSRTVEIDTTGGPGFGMEHYKAYDFLQDKEVVLTFDDGPQKYTTEAVLKALNDECVKATFFSIGKMALGYPEIIREVAKAGHTVGTHTWSHKAIAKLKTFDAGKDEIERGVSAVHRAVGGPIAPFFRFPTLVDTQEAVAYLGKRNIAIFSTDIDSVDYKPQTADHLVKSLMQKLDKRGKGILLMHDIHKTTAKAVPMLLAQLKAKGYKIVHMTAKFPVTTVAEYDQAIEKEAKGLPQVGAEKPLSSIVKTVGGTPPPSEAPSSSENGEPEGLPAPPSPEAASSAPAAAPLPAFPATPPAPQSVPEAAPAPGKQSSAAPVPQEIKSPVATVSETGDGAAKPVSVVAAAETAPVKTVSGTAHIDEPKKVDALEPAHPGEPPKSISEKLKETWQFWFGE